A genomic region of Raphanus sativus cultivar WK10039 chromosome 6, ASM80110v3, whole genome shotgun sequence contains the following coding sequences:
- the LOC108813446 gene encoding HMG-Y-related protein A yields MENVLDLQQTPKEEHPPQIQELPFYLLPYPQMIMEAIEASKGCSKTAILKHIETTQTHLPPSHLTLLDYHLNQMKHSGQLVFVKNNYTKPVQKPKPQGDSSHVAAVTTSQ; encoded by the exons ATGGAGAACGTGCTTGATCTTCAACAAACTCCAAAGGAGGAGCATCCTCCGCAGATACAAGAGCTTCCCTTCTATCTCCTACCGTACCCTCAG atgatAATGGAAGCGATTGAAGCGTCGAAGGGATGCAGCAAAACGGCGATTTTAAAGCACATCGAGACAACACAGACACATTTACCACCGTCTCACCTGACGCTTCTCGACTACCATCTCAACCAGATGAAACACTCAGGGCAGCTCGTGTTTGTGAAAAACAATTACACGAAGCCGGTTCAAAAGCCGAAACCTCAGGGAGATTCAAGCCACGTGGCGGCGGTCACGACGTCTCAATAG